A genomic segment from Lignipirellula cremea encodes:
- a CDS encoding UvrD-helicase domain-containing protein, which produces MSPRKSSSPKNAAADSPTDLVNARNIPAATGTGSLFEHRIIRASAGSGKTFQLSNRFLGLLCQGVPVETVLASTFTRKAAGEILDRVVLRLAIAANDPVEAGKLAKVLETPDLDQARCRTLLGELTRNLYRTRVGTLDSFFSQMATSFCLELGLSPGWRMIDEFEDKRLRTEAIEAVLRNDDNRQIRRITSLLSKGAASRSIAALLRTTVDSLYDVFQETGANPEPWHSLKRAKPLDAEALQELLGRLLAVDLPNARMVTARNGDVALAEEGDWESLLGKGLTKKVLEGDYKFYGKEIPSEAVALYEELLANAAAHLIGVVIFQTEATYELLARFHAEYQRLKADRQAWRYDDVTRRLAEATGLGGSAALAHRLDSQIDHLLLDEFQDTSPLQWRVLRPFGRRITGAGTHQSLGSFFCVGDIKQAIYGWRGGVAEIFDAVADELPGLTPLSLAVSWRSSPQVIEAVNQIFSRLDQHGNLDRFIDSVRGWQERMDRHSTQRDDLSGYVTLETAAEAEDDAVLDTAVDRICEVVANAPDYSIGVLVRSNSTIAQIIHRLQQRGIRASEEGGNPVTDSAAVLLCLSALQLADHPGDTVARFHLSQSPLGPVLGLPDSAGKAEARQASQQIRDQLLLRGYGGLLYDWAKELAPHCNRREVGRLEKLVEIGYEFQRQATLRPRDFLQFVEGKRVADPSADQVRVMTIHQSKGLEFDVVVLPELDASFPGQSDDFVVNRQTPTSPIDRVCRHTNAALQKLLPKAVQEMFAHAESRKASEALCVLYVATTRAVHALHMVIRPSKKSEKQLLRTAAGMLRAALTDGQFAEPSSLLFELGDPQWYASSTPTELPDVVAETTDEEPLVVTLNPAPSRPRGVVRKAAPSQHEGGQAVSLRSVLQGDDLWGLRRGQILHAWLDKISWLSAGPPDRETLFRIAKKIGAGPLSLPALMDEFEQMLQQPNLHKVLTLESYQPPRGLPLPAEVIDQLGENCTAETLREQRFAVREGEQIAEGVIDRLTLLRCDGKLLAADLVDFKTDSLRNHGDGQSLVEYYRPQMEAYRQAAAKTLNLDPRHVTARLLFTASDAIVNISQPLGPAARQRELF; this is translated from the coding sequence ATGAGCCCCAGGAAATCGTCCTCCCCCAAGAACGCCGCGGCCGATTCGCCCACCGACCTCGTCAACGCCAGGAACATTCCCGCAGCCACGGGAACGGGCTCGCTGTTCGAACATCGCATCATCAGGGCGTCCGCCGGATCGGGCAAAACGTTCCAGCTGTCAAACCGGTTTCTCGGCTTGCTCTGCCAGGGCGTGCCGGTGGAAACGGTCCTGGCCTCGACCTTCACGCGGAAGGCCGCTGGCGAAATCCTCGACCGTGTCGTGCTGCGTCTGGCAATCGCTGCGAACGATCCCGTCGAGGCCGGGAAACTGGCCAAAGTGCTGGAAACTCCCGACCTGGACCAGGCCCGCTGCCGCACGCTGCTGGGCGAACTGACGCGGAACCTGTATCGCACCCGGGTCGGCACGCTCGATAGTTTCTTCTCGCAAATGGCGACCAGCTTTTGCCTGGAGCTGGGCCTGTCCCCCGGCTGGCGCATGATTGATGAATTTGAAGACAAGCGGCTGCGCACCGAAGCGATCGAGGCCGTCCTGCGAAACGACGACAACCGGCAGATTCGCCGTATCACCAGCCTGCTCTCCAAAGGCGCCGCCTCGCGCAGCATTGCCGCCCTCCTCCGCACCACCGTCGACTCGTTGTACGACGTGTTCCAGGAGACAGGCGCCAACCCCGAACCCTGGCATAGCCTGAAACGGGCCAAACCCCTCGATGCCGAAGCCCTGCAGGAATTGCTGGGCCGACTGCTGGCGGTCGACCTGCCGAACGCTCGGATGGTGACCGCCCGCAATGGCGATGTGGCCCTGGCGGAAGAAGGAGACTGGGAATCGTTGCTCGGCAAAGGGCTGACCAAAAAGGTGCTCGAAGGCGATTACAAGTTTTATGGCAAGGAGATCCCGTCGGAGGCGGTCGCCTTGTACGAAGAATTGCTGGCGAACGCGGCCGCCCATTTGATTGGCGTGGTCATTTTCCAGACCGAGGCCACCTACGAACTGCTGGCCCGGTTCCATGCCGAGTACCAGCGGCTCAAAGCGGATCGCCAAGCCTGGCGGTACGACGACGTCACCCGACGCCTGGCCGAAGCGACCGGCCTGGGTGGATCGGCCGCGCTCGCGCATCGCCTGGACTCGCAGATCGATCATCTCCTGCTGGATGAATTCCAGGACACCAGCCCCCTGCAGTGGCGCGTGCTGCGGCCGTTTGGCCGGCGAATCACGGGCGCCGGAACTCACCAGTCGCTGGGCTCCTTCTTTTGCGTCGGCGACATCAAACAGGCGATCTATGGCTGGCGCGGCGGCGTGGCGGAGATCTTTGACGCCGTGGCCGACGAACTGCCAGGCTTGACGCCGCTGTCGCTGGCGGTCAGCTGGCGATCATCCCCGCAGGTAATCGAAGCCGTCAACCAGATCTTCTCAAGGCTCGATCAGCACGGGAACCTGGACCGGTTTATCGACTCCGTGCGGGGCTGGCAGGAGCGGATGGACCGCCATAGCACCCAGCGGGACGACCTGTCAGGGTATGTCACGCTGGAAACGGCCGCCGAAGCAGAAGACGACGCCGTGCTGGATACGGCTGTCGATCGTATCTGCGAAGTCGTGGCCAACGCCCCCGACTACAGCATCGGCGTGCTCGTGCGGAGCAACAGCACCATCGCCCAGATCATCCATCGCCTGCAGCAACGCGGCATCCGCGCCAGCGAAGAAGGCGGCAACCCGGTCACCGATTCGGCCGCCGTGCTGCTCTGCCTGTCGGCCCTGCAGCTGGCCGACCATCCCGGCGATACGGTCGCCCGGTTCCATCTGTCCCAGTCCCCGCTGGGCCCGGTGCTCGGCCTGCCGGACAGCGCCGGCAAGGCGGAGGCTCGCCAGGCATCGCAGCAGATCCGCGACCAGCTACTGCTCCGCGGTTACGGCGGCCTGCTGTACGACTGGGCCAAAGAACTGGCGCCGCACTGCAACCGCCGCGAGGTGGGCCGGCTGGAGAAGCTGGTCGAAATCGGCTACGAGTTCCAGCGTCAGGCCACGCTACGGCCGCGGGATTTTTTGCAGTTCGTCGAGGGGAAACGGGTCGCCGATCCTTCGGCCGACCAGGTCCGCGTGATGACGATCCACCAGTCCAAAGGGCTCGAATTTGATGTCGTCGTGCTGCCGGAACTCGACGCTTCCTTCCCCGGCCAGTCCGACGATTTTGTCGTCAACCGCCAGACGCCCACGTCGCCCATCGATCGCGTTTGTCGTCATACCAACGCCGCCCTGCAGAAACTGCTGCCGAAGGCCGTCCAGGAGATGTTCGCCCATGCCGAATCCCGCAAGGCGTCGGAAGCGTTGTGCGTACTCTATGTGGCGACCACCCGGGCCGTGCATGCCTTACACATGGTGATCAGGCCTTCGAAAAAGAGCGAAAAGCAGCTGTTGCGTACAGCCGCCGGCATGCTCCGGGCCGCCTTGACCGACGGCCAGTTTGCGGAGCCGTCGTCGCTGCTGTTTGAGCTGGGCGATCCCCAGTGGTACGCTTCCTCCACGCCGACCGAACTGCCCGACGTCGTCGCAGAAACTACCGACGAGGAGCCGCTGGTCGTGACGCTGAATCCCGCCCCATCCCGTCCCCGCGGCGTCGTTCGCAAGGCGGCCCCCTCCCAGCACGAAGGCGGCCAGGCCGTCAGCCTGCGGTCGGTTCTGCAGGGAGACGACCTGTGGGGGCTCCGCCGCGGCCAGATCCTGCACGCCTGGCTGGACAAAATCAGCTGGCTGAGCGCAGGCCCCCCGGATCGCGAAACACTCTTCCGCATCGCCAAAAAGATCGGCGCCGGGCCCTTGTCGCTGCCCGCCCTGATGGACGAATTCGAGCAGATGCTCCAGCAACCCAACCTGCACAAGGTGCTCACGCTGGAAAGCTACCAGCCGCCCCGCGGCCTGCCGCTGCCAGCCGAAGTGATCGACCAGCTGGGCGAGAACTGCACCGCGGAAACGCTACGGGAGCAACGCTTCGCCGTGCGGGAAGGCGAGCAGATCGCCGAAGGCGTCATCGATCGGCTGACCCTGCTGCGCTGCGACGGAAAGCTGCTGGCCGCCGACCTGGTCGACTTCAAAACCGACAGCCTGCGCAACCACGGCGACGGCCAGTCCCTGGTCGAGTACTACCGGCCACAGATGGAGGCCTACCGCCAGGCCGCCGCGAAAACGCTGAACCTGGACCCGCGGCACGTCACGGCCCGTTTGCTATTCACCGCCAGCGACGCCATCGTCAACATCAGCCAGCCGCTCGGCCCCGCCGCCCGCCAACGGGAGCTGTTTTAG
- a CDS encoding PD-(D/E)XK nuclease family protein gives MPIQRVFLELDRPALHAAATYLTRQFLKNELIDLSGVIVITPSARAGRRLIELLIQSAEDQHLRLLPPEIDTIGSLPERLYHPRLPLAGELVQQFAWAKSLRMMDRDALRPLIPEPPEERDLARWRDLGELIRRQHVDLAADGLDFADVAQTLEQESPAEAARWQALHQAQQRYHRLLDAEEVWDAQSARLQAIRDKECTTDRRIVLLAVADMNRAMKQMLEQVADQVTTLVYAWEAWADRFDEFGCLEPTAWETPHLPIRTDQVLLAENAASQVEQTVHRIASWEGRYAAEEITIGAPDTALVQRLESQFEQYGLPVRFGPGRPLAELGPYRLLAAVGDFLERERFADFAALVRHPDVSAWIDRQGAEEETPDWLPAVDDYFNEHLPLRLGDAWLGEEAAHERIQAVYSLLQEATQELRGDEEERVRRLDQWTAPLTHLLLRIYEGREFDRSVPADRWTLLSCERIHRSLLDHQNMPASLAPSMTAAEAIRLTLSELSGERLAEPNDSAAIEIVGWLDLPLDDAPALIVTSFNEPFVPRSVAGDLFLPNTLRSELGLDDNLRRYARDAYAVSVLAGSQRDLTYIVARRDSEGSPLLPTRLLFAADDETVVQRALAFFQPQPPTPRQPLAGRLTGPLEHPNFPIPQPDPSRWHNRALSPTAFRTYISCPYRFYLKHVLRLSPASDEAEELDGGMFGTLAHAVLEKFGESDMRDSCNADQITEMLRQYLVECAADLVGEHPLTPVAVQIEQLRSRLDVYAQVQADWAAQGWRILHTEVPGLQQPMQFDVDGTPQRIHGYIDRIDQHQTTGELAILDYKTSDAGKSPEKVHRKSSGEWIDLQLPLYRHLAQSIGLHGPFRMAYILLPKDTRNIGFSWAEWTAGELETADETAREVIRNIRAGKFWPPTDPPPDFSEDFAAICQDNVFDRWQEVQS, from the coding sequence ATGCCTATCCAGCGTGTTTTTCTTGAGCTCGATCGTCCCGCTTTGCATGCGGCCGCGACGTACCTCACCCGTCAATTTCTAAAGAACGAACTCATCGACCTGAGCGGCGTGATCGTCATCACCCCCAGCGCCCGGGCCGGTCGTCGGCTGATTGAATTGCTGATTCAATCGGCCGAGGATCAGCACCTGCGGCTGCTGCCGCCAGAGATCGATACGATCGGCTCGCTGCCAGAGCGGCTGTATCACCCCCGCTTGCCGCTGGCAGGCGAGCTGGTCCAGCAGTTCGCCTGGGCGAAATCCTTGCGGATGATGGACCGCGACGCACTCCGGCCGCTGATTCCCGAACCGCCGGAAGAACGCGACCTTGCCCGCTGGCGGGACCTGGGCGAGCTGATTCGCCGGCAGCATGTCGACCTTGCCGCCGACGGCCTGGACTTTGCCGATGTCGCCCAGACGCTGGAACAGGAAAGCCCGGCCGAAGCGGCCCGCTGGCAGGCTCTGCATCAGGCCCAGCAGCGCTATCACCGTCTGCTCGACGCCGAAGAAGTCTGGGACGCCCAGTCCGCCCGACTCCAGGCAATCCGCGACAAGGAGTGCACGACCGATCGACGCATCGTCCTGCTGGCGGTGGCCGACATGAACCGGGCCATGAAACAGATGCTGGAACAGGTCGCCGACCAGGTCACGACGCTGGTCTATGCCTGGGAGGCCTGGGCCGATCGCTTCGACGAGTTCGGCTGCCTCGAGCCGACCGCCTGGGAGACGCCGCACCTGCCGATCCGCACGGACCAGGTGCTGCTGGCGGAGAACGCCGCGTCGCAGGTGGAACAAACCGTCCACCGCATCGCCAGCTGGGAAGGCCGCTATGCGGCGGAAGAGATCACCATCGGCGCCCCTGATACGGCCCTGGTGCAGCGGCTGGAAAGCCAGTTTGAACAGTACGGCCTGCCGGTCCGCTTTGGTCCCGGTCGGCCGCTGGCGGAGCTCGGCCCGTATCGACTGCTGGCGGCGGTTGGCGACTTTCTGGAACGGGAGCGGTTCGCCGATTTTGCCGCGCTCGTGCGGCATCCCGATGTTTCGGCCTGGATCGACCGGCAAGGCGCCGAGGAAGAAACGCCCGACTGGCTGCCGGCCGTCGATGACTATTTCAACGAGCATCTGCCGCTCCGCCTGGGCGACGCCTGGCTGGGGGAAGAAGCCGCACACGAGCGAATCCAGGCCGTCTACAGCCTGCTGCAGGAAGCGACCCAGGAGCTGCGCGGCGACGAGGAAGAGCGCGTCCGACGGCTTGATCAATGGACGGCCCCGCTGACCCATCTGCTGCTCCGCATCTACGAGGGACGGGAGTTTGACCGCAGCGTGCCGGCCGATCGCTGGACGCTGCTATCGTGCGAGCGGATTCATCGCTCCCTGCTGGACCACCAGAACATGCCGGCCTCGCTGGCCCCTTCGATGACGGCGGCGGAAGCGATCCGCCTCACGCTGAGCGAGCTCAGCGGCGAACGGCTGGCGGAACCGAACGACTCGGCCGCCATCGAGATCGTCGGCTGGCTCGACCTGCCGCTCGACGACGCGCCGGCCCTGATCGTCACCAGTTTTAATGAGCCGTTCGTCCCCCGCTCCGTCGCCGGCGACCTGTTCCTGCCCAATACGCTGCGCAGTGAACTGGGCCTCGACGACAACCTGCGGAGGTACGCCCGCGACGCCTACGCCGTGAGCGTGCTGGCCGGATCGCAGCGCGACCTGACCTACATTGTGGCCCGCCGCGACAGCGAAGGCTCCCCGCTGCTGCCGACCCGATTGCTCTTCGCTGCCGACGACGAAACGGTCGTGCAAAGGGCGCTGGCGTTCTTCCAGCCGCAGCCGCCCACGCCCCGCCAGCCGCTGGCCGGCCGCCTGACCGGACCGCTGGAGCATCCCAACTTTCCGATCCCGCAGCCGGATCCGTCCCGCTGGCACAACCGAGCCCTCAGCCCGACGGCGTTTCGCACTTATATTTCCTGCCCCTACCGCTTCTATCTGAAACATGTGCTCCGTTTGAGTCCCGCTTCCGACGAGGCGGAAGAGCTCGACGGCGGTATGTTCGGCACGCTGGCCCACGCCGTGCTGGAGAAGTTTGGCGAGTCCGACATGCGCGATTCGTGCAACGCCGACCAGATTACCGAAATGCTGCGGCAGTACCTGGTGGAGTGCGCCGCCGATCTGGTTGGCGAACATCCGCTCACTCCGGTCGCCGTACAGATTGAACAGCTCCGCTCCCGTCTGGATGTGTACGCCCAGGTGCAGGCCGACTGGGCCGCCCAGGGTTGGCGGATCCTTCATACAGAAGTGCCCGGCCTGCAGCAGCCGATGCAGTTCGATGTCGATGGAACGCCGCAGCGGATTCACGGCTATATCGATCGGATCGATCAGCATCAGACCACCGGCGAGCTGGCGATCCTCGACTATAAGACGTCCGACGCCGGCAAGTCGCCTGAGAAGGTCCACCGCAAGTCGTCGGGCGAATGGATCGACCTGCAGCTGCCCTTGTATCGCCATCTGGCGCAAAGCATCGGCCTGCACGGTCCGTTCCGCATGGCCTATATCCTGCTGCCGAAAGATACGCGAAACATCGGCTTCTCCTGGGCCGAATGGACCGCCGGCGAGCTGGAAACGGCCGACGAAACAGCCCGCGAAGTGATTCGCAACATTCGCGCCGGGAAGTTCTGGCCGCCGACCGATCCGCCGCCGGACTTCTCCGAAGACTTTGCGGCCATTTGCCAGGACAACGTGTTCGATCGCTGGCAGGAGGTGCAGTCATGA
- a CDS encoding alpha/beta fold hydrolase yields the protein MKKVALADTALHLHDEGTGPVLLLVHGFPLDHSMWREQIAAFRHSHRVLAPDLRGFGQNEAAEGTVTMEQFADDLAGLLDALGITEKITFCGLSMGGYIAWQFWQRHSERLERLILCDTRAAADGDAMRDQRAKTADRARKHGMEAMARVMAQNLFAKANVENRPALVEEIRAVIAGSAPSSVAAALHGMAAREEMTSRLPGISKPTLVLCGEHDEITPAAEMKKFAQQMPHAEYRQIPDAGHLSPLENPNAVNAAMQAFLV from the coding sequence ATGAAAAAGGTCGCATTGGCGGACACCGCCTTGCATCTGCACGACGAAGGAACCGGGCCTGTGTTGCTACTGGTGCATGGTTTTCCGCTGGACCATTCCATGTGGCGGGAGCAGATCGCCGCTTTTCGCCATTCCCACCGGGTGCTGGCTCCCGATTTGCGCGGGTTCGGCCAGAATGAGGCGGCGGAAGGGACGGTCACGATGGAGCAGTTCGCCGACGATCTGGCTGGCCTGCTCGATGCACTGGGGATTACCGAGAAGATCACTTTTTGCGGGCTATCGATGGGCGGCTATATCGCCTGGCAATTCTGGCAGCGACATAGCGAGCGTCTGGAGCGGCTCATTCTGTGCGATACGCGGGCAGCGGCCGACGGCGACGCAATGCGAGACCAGCGGGCTAAAACGGCGGACCGCGCGCGAAAGCACGGCATGGAAGCGATGGCCCGGGTGATGGCGCAGAATCTGTTCGCCAAGGCGAACGTCGAAAACAGGCCGGCGCTAGTGGAAGAGATCCGGGCCGTCATCGCCGGCTCCGCTCCGTCTTCAGTCGCAGCCGCCCTGCATGGGATGGCGGCACGGGAGGAGATGACCTCGCGCCTGCCAGGCATCTCGAAGCCGACGCTCGTGCTTTGCGGCGAACACGACGAAATCACGCCGGCCGCAGAAATGAAAAAGTTCGCGCAACAAATGCCGCACGCCGAGTATCGTCAGATTCCTGACGCCGGCCACTTGTCGCCTTTGGAAAACCCCAACGCCGTCAACGCCGCCATGCAGGCGTTTCTGGTTTGA
- a CDS encoding ABC transporter permease subunit, with protein MATAPTPPAASTGLRLLRHAWRLLRPILALLCVYAFFAATDYLFSDNTFASGKNLKTLLVDNSIIAVAALGMTLVIISGGIDLSAGTAIALCATTLAWGLHEDVAFLTQHGSNFVRASTAWRDAAQELDTAQARLRAAAKRLESAPSDRRQAERDRWQAAEERLLAPAAASKERLIQILKAKLAAVKEHADPGKMAAGEKTEPGSWEDRQRLIEQKLAGLEQPDFRPGDDPQWNEGIPNAAASTLVAVLLAVLAGVGVGLLNGVLIAGLKLAPFIVTLGTMTLYVGLGNLLSANQPIRPSAEQRPAGLMDLLSFRPDSLFLGLPAGVWLLFLLAILVALLLRYTVFGRYIFALGSNESTARLCGVNVPGYKIGIYALSGLFLGLAGVYLFSYTEVGNPMDGLGKELQIIAAVVIGGGSLNGGRGSVIGTLAGVGIMAVIDSGCDQLGLQDQAERILLGVVIIGAATIDRLRTRGQE; from the coding sequence ATGGCGACTGCCCCCACTCCTCCTGCTGCTTCGACTGGTTTACGACTGCTGCGCCACGCCTGGCGCTTGCTGCGGCCGATTCTGGCGTTGCTCTGCGTCTACGCTTTTTTCGCGGCGACCGACTACCTGTTTTCCGATAACACCTTCGCCAGCGGGAAGAACCTGAAAACGCTGCTGGTTGATAACTCCATTATTGCCGTGGCCGCCCTGGGGATGACGCTGGTGATCATCTCCGGCGGGATCGACCTGTCGGCCGGCACCGCTATCGCGCTGTGCGCGACGACGCTGGCCTGGGGCCTGCATGAGGACGTCGCCTTTCTGACGCAGCATGGCTCCAATTTTGTGCGCGCCTCCACGGCCTGGCGGGACGCCGCCCAGGAACTGGATACCGCCCAGGCGAGGCTGCGCGCCGCCGCCAAGAGGCTGGAATCCGCGCCCAGCGACCGCCGCCAGGCGGAGCGTGATCGCTGGCAAGCGGCCGAAGAACGCCTGCTCGCTCCCGCGGCGGCCAGCAAAGAACGGCTCATCCAGATTCTGAAAGCGAAACTTGCCGCCGTGAAGGAGCACGCCGATCCGGGCAAGATGGCCGCCGGGGAAAAGACCGAGCCCGGCAGCTGGGAAGACCGGCAACGCCTGATCGAACAAAAACTGGCGGGACTGGAACAGCCCGACTTTCGCCCTGGCGACGATCCGCAATGGAACGAAGGCATTCCCAATGCGGCGGCCTCGACGCTGGTCGCTGTGCTGCTGGCGGTGCTTGCCGGAGTGGGCGTCGGCCTGCTCAACGGCGTGCTGATCGCCGGCCTGAAACTGGCGCCGTTTATCGTCACGCTGGGCACCATGACCTTGTACGTGGGACTCGGCAATCTGCTTTCGGCGAACCAGCCAATTCGTCCTTCCGCCGAGCAGCGGCCCGCAGGCCTGATGGATCTGCTTTCCTTCCGCCCCGACTCCCTGTTTCTCGGCCTGCCCGCCGGCGTCTGGCTGCTATTCCTGCTGGCGATTCTCGTTGCGTTATTGCTCCGCTACACGGTGTTTGGAAGATATATTTTCGCCCTGGGCTCCAACGAATCGACCGCCCGGCTCTGCGGCGTTAACGTGCCAGGCTACAAGATCGGCATCTACGCGCTCAGCGGTCTGTTCCTGGGCCTGGCTGGGGTGTACCTGTTTTCTTATACCGAGGTCGGCAATCCGATGGACGGTCTGGGGAAGGAACTGCAGATCATCGCCGCGGTGGTGATCGGCGGCGGCAGTCTCAACGGCGGACGCGGCTCGGTCATCGGCACGCTCGCCGGCGTCGGCATCATGGCCGTCATCGACAGCGGCTGCGATCAGCTGGGCCTGCAGGACCAGGCCGAGCGGATCCTGCTGGGCGTCGTCATTATTGGCGCCGCCACCATCGACCGGCTGCGCACCCGCGGGCAAGAGTAA
- a CDS encoding VWA domain-containing protein: MREPQRLGGVIHTYQKFDPKNFPSPTQPPPDTVSPMFEHMLKFGDMRSLTEEELARAVRLDPSQIAGLGPSLDMLMAMLEERKRKILSTYETDSVLKEARREYQRTGKAMKPPKKLRERFERAFEEEQIYDFERLWYAIGDDQSDFSRSVIQLLQRLGDKYEVDELASKYEFTGRTSMTVPEALAIKEELEKIDELLKQLEQARETAQIGIIDFDMLDEFAAPGDMEKLAEMQKMVEEYVRELAERQGLERDGSGYRLTPKAYGVFQSKLLARIFSGLQASRTGRHQGPIVGEGVVEMQQTRPYEFGDSIAHIDIPQTFVNAMMRDGPGLPIRFKADDIEIHRTRNSPKCATVVIMDMSGSMRYDGQYMNVKRMALALDGLIRSEYPGDFLHFIEMYSFAKPCPRGKIVELMPKPVTITDPVIRFAYDMSDEQISEYQIHPHFTNIQHALQTARRFLSTQDTPNRQVILITDGLPTAHFEGSTLFLRYPPDLRTEQATMREGMICHKEGITINLFLVPSWSQSEEDIRFAFRLAESTTGRVFFTAGGDLDRYVVWDYVNRKREILG, translated from the coding sequence ATGCGTGAACCACAACGTCTTGGCGGCGTCATTCACACCTATCAGAAATTCGACCCGAAAAATTTTCCGTCGCCCACCCAGCCGCCGCCGGACACGGTTTCGCCAATGTTCGAGCACATGCTGAAATTTGGCGACATGCGTTCGCTGACCGAGGAAGAGCTAGCCCGGGCCGTGCGGCTGGATCCCAGCCAGATCGCCGGGCTCGGTCCCAGCCTCGACATGCTGATGGCCATGCTCGAAGAGCGGAAGCGAAAGATTCTCAGCACCTACGAAACAGACTCCGTGCTGAAGGAAGCCCGTCGCGAATACCAGCGGACCGGCAAGGCGATGAAACCGCCCAAAAAACTGCGAGAGCGGTTCGAAAGGGCGTTTGAAGAAGAACAAATCTACGACTTTGAGCGGCTGTGGTACGCCATTGGCGACGACCAGTCCGACTTTTCCCGCTCCGTGATCCAACTGCTCCAGCGACTGGGCGACAAGTACGAAGTCGACGAACTGGCCTCCAAATACGAGTTCACCGGCCGCACCTCCATGACCGTGCCCGAGGCGCTGGCCATCAAGGAAGAGCTGGAAAAGATCGACGAGCTGCTCAAGCAGCTGGAACAGGCGCGGGAAACGGCGCAAATCGGCATCATTGATTTCGACATGCTCGACGAGTTTGCCGCCCCCGGCGACATGGAAAAGCTGGCCGAAATGCAAAAGATGGTCGAGGAGTACGTCCGCGAACTGGCCGAAAGGCAGGGCCTGGAACGGGACGGCTCCGGCTATCGACTCACCCCCAAAGCGTACGGCGTATTCCAGAGTAAATTGCTGGCCCGCATTTTCAGCGGACTCCAGGCTTCCCGCACAGGGCGGCATCAGGGGCCGATCGTCGGCGAAGGGGTCGTCGAAATGCAGCAGACCCGCCCCTATGAGTTTGGCGATTCGATTGCCCATATCGACATCCCCCAGACCTTCGTCAACGCCATGATGCGCGACGGACCCGGCCTGCCGATCCGCTTCAAAGCCGACGATATCGAGATCCATCGCACGCGCAATTCGCCCAAGTGCGCGACCGTCGTCATCATGGATATGAGCGGTTCGATGCGGTACGACGGCCAGTACATGAACGTCAAGCGGATGGCCCTGGCGCTCGACGGTTTGATTCGCAGCGAGTACCCCGGCGACTTCCTGCACTTTATTGAAATGTACAGCTTCGCCAAACCGTGCCCCCGCGGCAAAATTGTCGAGCTGATGCCCAAACCTGTCACCATCACCGACCCGGTGATCCGCTTCGCCTACGACATGAGCGACGAGCAGATCAGCGAGTACCAGATTCATCCCCACTTCACCAATATCCAGCACGCCCTGCAGACGGCCCGGCGATTCCTGTCCACCCAGGACACGCCAAATCGGCAGGTGATTCTGATCACCGACGGCCTGCCGACCGCGCACTTTGAAGGCTCCACCCTGTTCCTGCGGTATCCGCCCGACCTACGCACCGAACAGGCGACCATGCGTGAAGGAATGATCTGCCACAAAGAAGGGATCACCATCAACCTGTTCCTGGTCCCCAGCTGGTCGCAAAGCGAAGAGGACATCCGTTTCGCCTTTCGCCTGGCCGAAAGCACCACAGGCCGCGTCTTTTTCACCGCCGGCGGTGATCTCGATCGCTACGTGGTGTGGGACTACGTGAACCGGAAACGAGAAATCCTGGGCTAA